Proteins found in one Coffea eugenioides isolate CCC68of chromosome 5, Ceug_1.0, whole genome shotgun sequence genomic segment:
- the LOC113772144 gene encoding uncharacterized protein LOC113772144, protein MDPSPVHTTPSTEEDEWDTDGFVIPSLGISNSDQKKSDSPGVADPNVSVKAKKDDYIYLGPHGAPPSHTRQQEQNSSSRKQRFKQKLKEADGRFGGTGREDKVDNLRELVGGKMPVNPSKSSSRDWLDPHCHESQFERKHL, encoded by the exons ATGGACCCATCTCCAGTGCATACCACTCCTTCCACTGAAGAAGATGAGTGGg ACACTGATGGATTTGTGATTCCAAGCTTGGGAATAAGCAATTCCGACCAAAAGAAATCAGATTCTCCAGGAGTAGCAGATCCTAACGTCTCGGTAAAG GCCAAAAAGGACGATTATATATACCTTGGACCGCATGGTGCTCCGCCATCACATACGAGACAACAGGAGCAGAATTCTTCTAGTCGGAAACAGAGGTTTAAACAGAAACTAAAGGAGGCAGATGGGAGATTTGGTGGAACTGGTCGTGAAGATAAGGTGGACAATTTGAGAGAGCTTGTGGGTGGGAAAATGCCTGTCAACCCATCAAAGAGTTCTTCTAGGGATTGGCTAGACCCACATTGTCACGAGTCTCAGTTTGAGAGGAAACACCTTTGA